The DNA window GCGATCAGGCGGCCCAGCTCGTGGCGGCTCACCGCGTCGGCGCCGGCCACGTGGTGGACGCCGGCGAGGGTGGACGCGGCCAGCTCCAGCAGGGCCGCGGCGAGGTCGCGGACGTGCACGGGGCAGCGTACGTCGTCGGTGAACAGCACCCCGGCCGCCCGGCCCGTGGCCAGCGCGTGCACCAGGGCCTCCTGGGGCGAGCCGCCGTCGCCGATGATCAGGGACGTGCGGACGACCGCCGCCGCCGGGTGGATGGCCCGCACGGCCACCTCGGCCGCCGCCTTGGCCGCGCCGTACGGGGAGATCGGGTCGGGCTCGGCGTCCTCGGCGTAGGTGACCGCGCGGCCCGAGAAGACGGCGTCGCTCGACACGTGGACCAGGCGGGCCCCCTCGCCGGGACGGCTGAAGCAGGTGGCGGCCACCTGGTGACCGGCAGCCGCGGCCTGCCGGACGAGCTCGCCGCCGGGGAACCCGCCGCCGCCGATGACGGTGACCCTCAAGCCCGGCCCCCCTTGGTCCGCGGGTGGCCTCGGTCCCGGCGAGCGCGCGGGCGGACGGCGGCGGGCCCGATCCGCCTGGCCCTCCCCCGCCGTCGCCCGTCGTCCGGGCCGGCCGGCTGGTGCCATGATGATCCCCTTTCGGTAGGTTCGAACCGATCAACGTGTTCGTCATCCGGAGGGATCCCGTGACCGTTCCTCAGCTGACCGGCGTGCATCCGGCGTGGCTGCCGCCGGAGGCGTTCCTGGCGATCGGCTCTCGGCAGGTCCTCGTGCTGGGCGAGGGCGCGCTGGTGGACACGGTCCGCGAGGAGGTCGCGGCGGCCCAGGCCCGCCACGGCGGCGGGCGGGTCGGCTGTGTGCTCGCCCTGGCCGGTGCGGAGGGCCTGCCGGAGGTGGCGCGGGCGGTCGCGGCCGAGGCCGGGTCCACCGGCGCGGAGGGGTATGCCCTGGCCCGCCGCGACGGTGTCACCGTCGTCGTCGCCGACGCCCCCGCCGGGCTGTTGTACGGGCTGTTCCACCTGGTGCGCCTGGGCGAGGCGGCCTTCGCGGCCGGGGAGCGGCCGGTCGAGCGGCACGCGCCCGCCGCGGCCCGGCGCATGCTCGACCACTGGGACAACATCGCCGTGCACCCCGTGATGGGCCAGGTCGAGCGCGGGTACGCGGGCGGCTCGCTCTTCTGGCGGGACGGGGAGCTGCGCGAGGACCTGACGCGGGTGCGGGCCTACGCCCGGCTGCTGGCCGCCGCCGGGATCAACGCCGTCGCGATCAACAACGTCAACGTGCACGCCACCGAGGCCCGCCTGCTCACCGACCGCCTCGGCGAGGTGGCCGCCGTCGCCGCCGAGCTGCGCCCGTACGGGATCCGGGCGCACGTGTCGGTGAGCTTCGCCTCTCCCGTCGTCCTCGGCGGCCTGCCCACCGCCGACCCGCTGGACGAGGAGGTGCGCCGCTGGTGGGCGGCCGCCGCCGGGCGGGTGTACGCGGCGGTGCCGGACTTCGGCGGGTTCGTGGTCAAGGCGGACTCCGAGGGGCAGCCGGGGCCGTTCGCGTACGGGCGCAGCCACGCCGACGGCGCGGGCGTCCTCGCCGCCGCGCTGGCCCCGTACGGCGGGGTGGTGCACTGGCGGGCGTTCGTCTACGACCACCGTCAGGACTGGCGTGACCGCTCCACCGACCGCGCCCGCGCCGCCTGCGACCACTTCGCCCCGCTCGACGGGCGGTTCGCGCAGAACGTGATCCTCCAGGTGAAGCACGGCCCGATGGACTTCCAGCCGCGCGAACCGGTGTCGCCGGTGATCGCCGCCATGCCGGCCACGAAGCTGGCGGTGGAGCTCCAGGTGACGCAGGAGTACACCGGCCAGCAGCGGCACGTGTGCTACCTGGCGCCGATGTGGAGCGAGCTGCTGGCCTTCCGCCCCTGGGGTGACGGAGGGCGGACCGTCGCCGACGTGGCGGCCGGCGGGGGCGGGCTGGTCGCCGTCTCGAACGCGGGCGGTGACCCCTACTGGACCGGCCATCCCCTGGCCCAGGCCAACCTGTACGCCTTCGGCCGGCTCGCCTGGGACCCCCGCCTGGACCCGGCGGCGATCCTCGACGAGTGGGCGGACCTGACGTTCCCCGGGACGGCGGCAGGGCTGCGCGGCACGCTGCACGCGATCATGGACGGGTCGTGGCGGACGTACGAGCGGTACACGGCCCCGCTGGGCGTCGGCTTCATGGTCCGCCCCGGCCACCACTACGGCCCGGACGTGGACGGCTACGAGTACACCCCGTGGGGCACCTACCACTTCGCCGACCGCGACGGCGTCGGCGTGGACCGCACGCGGGCCACGGGCACCGGCTTCACCGGCCAGTACCCGCGGCCGTGGGCCGACGTCTACGAGTCACTGGAGCGGTGCCCGGACGAGCTGCTGCTCTTCTTCCACCGCGTCCCGTACGGGCACGTGCTGCGTGGCGGCTCGACGGTGATCCAGCACATCTACGACACGCACTTCGCGGGGGTCGAGGAGGTGTCGGCGATGCGGGCGCACTGGGACAAGCTGGACGGCTCGGGCCTGGTGGACCCGGCGTACCACGCCCGCGTCGCGGAGCTGCTGGCCGAGCAGCAGCGCTCCGCCGAGGAGTGGCGCGACCAGGTCAACACCTACTTCTTCCGCAAGTCGGGCGTGCCGGACGCGCACGGCCGGCGCATCCACTGAGGTTCAGGCGGTGAACCGCTCCTCGACCTCGGCGGTCACCGGCCGGCTGTTCCTGAGCAGCGCGGCGGCGAACGCCGAGGCCAGCAGCGCCGTCAGCAGCTCGGTGCCGACCATGGTGACGCCGGCGGCCACGACCAGCAGGGACGTGTTCGCGAGCGCCGCCTTGGGATGGCGCAGCAGGAAGTAGGAGGCGAGGCGGGCCACGTCCACCGCGCGGAAGGCGAACAGCGAGGTGATCACCAGCGCGTTGCCGGCCCAGAGCAGGCCGCCGAGTGCGACGAGCACCAGCAGTCCCGCCCACCAGCGGGGCACCCCGGCGGCGGCGAAGTTGGCCAGGGTGGTGCCGACGACCGCCAGGCCGGCCAGCCAGGGCGCCCAGATCTTGAGCGCCCCGGCGGCGTTGGCCCGGTAGCCGCGCCAGAACGCCGCCGCCGGGCGCAGGTCGGCGAGGTCCCGGCCGCGCCGGCGCAGCGCGTACAGGGCGGCCGACAGCGCGGGGCCGAGCGGCAGCGCGCAGAGCGCCGCCAGCGGCACGTTTCCGGCGTCGCCGCCGAGCAGGGTCAGCGCGGCCAGGCCCGGCGCGACGGCGAGCAGGAACATGGCCTCGACGACCATCAGGGTGTAGATGAGCGCGGCGGCGCGGGAGAGCGGCCCCTCTCCGAAGCGCGATCCGGCCGCCGCTCCGCCCGGCCGGGTGCTCATGGCGCTCAGCCGTGCTCCTTCTTGAACCGGTCGTAGGCGGTGTTGACCAGGTTCACGTAGGAGGTCATGTTCTTGCCCTCCAGCTCCTTGACGTAGGCGTCCCACTCGCCGAGGTCGCGCTCGCCGAGGATGAACTTGAGCGTCTGCTGGGTGACGTAGTCCTTCAGCGGGGTCTCCCAGAGCGTCGCCTGCTCGCGCTCCTCCTCGTTGAACGGGTGCGGCGGCTCGATGGGCCACGCCTTGCGGGCGTTCATCACCTTCTGGAACTCCAGCTCCTCCGCCGAGAAGGTGGAGTTGAGCAGCGCCGTGGTGCCGCCGTAGGCGAACACGCCGTTGGAGAAGCCGAAGTCCTTCTGCAGGTGCTTGGGCGCGCCGGCGTTGAGCCCGACGAAGTCGACGTCCTTGGCGAGCTGGTACGCGCCGGAGCCGTCCTTCGTGTAGGTGACGCCCTCGACGCCCCACTTGGCGAACTCCTGGCCCTGGTCGGAGTACCAGAGCCAGTCGACGAACTGCATCATGGCGACGAAGTTCTTGTTCTCCAGCGCCTTCTTGGAGATCATCACGCCGTTCTCCAGGCGGGTGCCGATCTTGTACTCGCCGACGGGGCCCATCGGGACCGGAATCTTGGCCATCTTGGCCTCGGGGACGAGCTTGGTCAGCGTCGGCCGGTGGTCGTTGATGATCGTCTGGGCGTTGGCGCTGATGACGAACGACTTGCCGGAGTTGAACTTCTGCTTGGCCTGCTCGTCCTGCTGGGTGAAGCTCTCCGGGTCGAGCAGCTTCTCCTTCACCAGCTTGGCGAGGTACTCGATCATCTGCTTGTACTGCGGCATCGCGCCGGTGTAGACGAACTTGCCGCTCGCGGTGTCGAAGGTCGCGTGCTGGTACTCCCAGCCGCCCTTGGTGCCGTACGCCTGGGCGACGAGCTTGAGCAGGTTGCCGCCCGGCGTCGGCACGCCCCAGCGGTCGGTCATCGGATAGAGGTCGGGATACTCCGCCTTCATCGCCTTCAGCACGGTGTAGAGGTCGTCCCAGGTCTTGGGGACCTCCAGCTTCAGCTTCTCCAGGATGTCGGTCCTGACGGCCAGCGTGTAGTCGACCCAGACCTCCTCGTGCAGGCCCGGCAGCAGGTAGATGCGGCCGTCGGCCTGGCGCAGGGTGTCCAGGTCGGGGGCCATGTTCCACTTGGCGATCTTGTCCTTGAGGTTGGGCATGAGATCGAAGTAGTCGCTGACCGGCAGGATCGCGCCCGAGGCGACGAACGCCTCCTCCTGCGGGTGGTAGGTCTTCGGGATGATGAGCGGGGCCTGGCCGGAGCCCACGAGCAGGCCGCGCTTCTTCTCGTAGTCGCTGAGCGGCACCTCCACCGGCTTCAGCGTCACGTTCGTGCGCTTGGTGAGCTCCTGCCAGAGCAGCCAGTCGTTCTTGTTCGGGTAGAACGAGTGGTTGTTGTAGAGCACGTCGAACGAGATCGGCTCGGTCGCCTTGAACTGCTGGTTCACGCCGTAGTTGGCCATCGCGGCGGCCCTGTTGCCTGACACGTCGGCGGCCTTCTTCGGTGCCTCGTCCTCGCCGCAGCCGGCGAGCACGAGCGTGAACGCGCCCAGTCCGATGATCGCCTGACGCCGTGAGATGTCGCGCATGGGGGGAGATTCCTTTGGTGACGGAGGGACGTTACGGAGGAGCTCAGCCCTTGACGGCGCCGAGCATGACGCCGGAGACGAAGTACCTCTGGACGAAGGGGTAGACCGCCAGGATCGGCAGCACGGTGAGCATGATCGTCACGGCCTGGATGTTGGCGGCGGCGGCCGACGCCTCGGCGATCCCCGCGCCCGCGGCCTCCGCGCCGGTCGCGCCGGCGATGAGGTTGCGCAGGTAGATGGTCACCGGGAACAGGTCGCCGTCGTTCAGGTAGAGGAACGCCGTGAACCAGGAGTTCCAGAACGAGACCGCGTAGAACAGCACCATGGTCGCGATGACCGCCTTGGACAGCGGCAGCACGATCCGCCACAGGACGCCGTAGGTGTTGAGGCCGTCGATGGCGGCGGCCTCCTCCAGGTCCCGTGGCAGGCCCTCGAAGAACGTCTTCATGACCAGGAGGTTGAAGACGCTGATGGCGTTCGGCAGGACGACGGACCAGATCGTGTCGGTCAGGCCGAGACTGTTGACCAGCACGTAGTTCGGGATCAGACCGCCGGAGAAGATCATGGTGAAGACCGCGACCCAGATGAGGAAGGTGCGGCCCTTCAGGTGCTTCTTCGACAGCACGTACGCGTAGCAGGTCGTGAGGACCATCGCGATCGCGGTCGCCACGACCGTGTAGACCACCGTGTTGCGGTAGTTCGTCCAGAACATCGGGTCCGACACGACCAGCTTGTACGTCTCGATGTTGAACCCGCGCGGGACGAGGTTGACCTGGCCCCCGACGATGTAGCGCTCCTCGCTGAACGAGCGCGCCACGATGTTGACGAACGGGTACAGCGTCACGATCACCACGCCGGTCAGGATGACGGCGTTGATCCCCTGGAAGACGCGGTAGCCGCGGGTGCGGTCCATGGTCACCACAGGCTCGTCCCTACTGCTCGGCGGGAGATCAGGTTCGCCGACACGATCAGCACCACGCCGACCAGCGCCTCGAACAGGCCGATCGCCGCGGCGTAGCTGAGGTTGCTGGACTCCACGCCCATCCGGTACAGGAACGTGGTGATGACGTCGGCCGTCGGGTACGTCAGCGGGTTGTACAGCAGCAGCACCTTCTCGAAGCCGATGGTCATGAAGGTGCCGATGTTGAGGATCAGCAGCGTGACGGCCGTGGGCCGGATGCCGGGCAGGGTGACGTGCCAGATCTGCCGCCACCGGCCGGCGCCGTCCATGCGGGCGGCCTCGTAGAGCTGCTCGTCGATGGTGGTCAGCGCGGCCAGGTAGAGGATGGTCCCCCAGCCGACCGTCTGCCAGACCTCCGACGAGACGAAGATCGTGCGGAACCACTCCGGTTTCTGGATGAACGCGGTCGGCTCGCCGCCGAGGGCCTTGACGAGCTGGTTGACCGGCCCGTCCACGGCGACGAGCTGCATGACCAGGCCGGCCACGATCACCACGGACAGGAAGTGCGGCAGGTACGACACCGACTGCAGGAAGCGCTTGATCCTGCGGTTGCGCACCTCGTTGAGCAGCAGCGCCAGCACGATCGGCAGCGGGAAGCAGAACAGCAGGGTGAGCGCGCCGAGGATGAGGGTGTTGGTGAAGACGTTCCAGAACGAGGGGTCGGCGAGGAACATCTTCACGTAGCGGAGGCCCACCCAGGTCTCGCCGAACAGGCTGCCGCCGGGCTCGTACTTGCGGAAGGCGATGACGTTGCCGAGCATCGGCACGTACCGGAAGATCACGAAGAAGGCCAGGGGCAGCAGCGCCAGCGTGTAGAGCTGCCAGTCACGGCCCAGGGCGCGCCGCCAGGGGCCGGGCCCGGGGCGGGTTTCCCGATCTTTGGGAAGCGTTTTCCCAACGGGGTCGGGAAAGCCGGTCCCAGGCTTCTGGACCAGCACCGGAGACGGCCCGGTGTCGTCGAATGGTTCCTGACCCCTCATGCCATCCTTCAATCAACCGAAACTTTCGCGGTGATCCGTTAATATTGCGGCAACTTAGGGGGCCGGTTTGACGTGTGTCAAGAGGGCGGAGGGCTACCGGGTTGCGGCCCGAGTTGTTGGCGTTCACGCGGGTCACAGCGCCAATAGGGATCGCCGATGACGGCAATTTGCCGGAAAGTTTCCGGAAACAGCGACCGGTCGGCTCCGTGACAACTTGCCGTCCGGATCCCGACCCCGGAGGCCAAGAAATCGGACGGGCACCGTCCGTTGACGCGGTGGGGCCCGGACCTTACGTTGAGGAGGCACCACGGTTGATCTCCCACCCCTCCCGGCTCCCGCAGTGAGGTGCGTCCATGGCCCTTGACGAGGCGACGACCCAGTTCCTTCTGCAGATGGGCGACACCGGCGTCAAGCCGCTCCACGAGATGACGCCCGGCGAGGCACGGCTGACGTTCGCCGCGCTCCGCGACCTCTACGGGCCCGGCCCGGAGATGCTGCGCGTCGAGGAGGCCGTGATAGGCGGCGAGGACGGCGGCTCGTTCGGCGCGCGCGTCCTGGTCCCGTCGGCGACGCCGCGCGGCGTGCTCGTCTACTACCACGGCGGCGGCTGGGTGATCGGCGGCCTCGACGAGTTCGACACCCTGGGCCGGCAGCTCGCCGCCCGCACCGGCTGCACCGTCGCGCTGGTGGACTACCGGCTCGCCCCCGAGCACCGCTACCCCACGGCCGCCCGCGACGCCTACGCCGCCCTGACCTGGACCGCCGCCACGTACCCCGGTCTGCCGATCATGGTGGCGGGCGACAGCGCGGGCGGCAACCTCGCCGCGGTGGCCGCCCGGCGCGCCCGCGACGAGGGCGGGCCGGAGATCCTGCTGCAGGTGCTGGTCTACCCGGTGACGGACTGCGACCTGGACAACGCCTCCTACACCGACCCGGCCAACCAGCTCATGCTGAGCCGTGACTCGATGGTGTGGTTCTGGGACCACTACGCGCCCGACCCCGCCGACCGCGTCAACCCGGACGCCTCGCCGCTGCGCGCCGCCGACCTGTCCGGGCTGCCGCCCGCGGTCGTGCTGACCGCCGAGCACGACGTGCTGCGCGACGAGGGCGAGGCGTACGCCGAGCGGCTGCGGGCGGCCGGGGTGCCGGTGGAGTCGCGGCGCTTCGAGGGTCAGATGCACGCCTTCTTCACCCTGGTCAACGTGCTGCCCGGCAGCGCGGAGGCCGTGACCATGGTGAGCGAGGCGATCAACGGACGACTGGCGTGACCCCGCCCGGGCCGGTGCTCAGCCGCAGTGCTCGAACGGGCTGTCGTAGGCGGACGAGCCGGCCTTGCCGCCCCACTTGACGCACTTGCCCGCCGCGGCGGCCCGGACCGGGCCGGCGTAGTAGGCGAAGTCGCCGCTGTCGGTCACCCGCGTCTTGCCCTGCACCTCCAGGTAGGCGCTGGTCGCGGTCGCGGTGCCGAGCGAGGTCTTCTTCAGCGTGGCCACGCAGTTGTAACCGTTGCCCGAGTTGTAGAGCAGATGGACGGTGCCCGCCGTGCCGAGCGCCGCCGAGTCGATCACCTTGTAACCGGCGCCGCAGACCTCCTCGGGGGTGTGCGGGTTGCTGCTGGAGCAACCGTTCTTGGAGGTCACGGTCGCGGTCGGGTAGCCGAAGGTGGTCCCGCCGAAGACGGCCTTGCGGATGTTGCCGGGGTAGCCCTCGCCCTCGCGGACCTCGTAGTGGAGGTGGGGGCTGATGTTGTTGCCCGGCTTGCTGGTGTTGCCCACCGTGCCGACCTTCTGGCCCTGCTTCACCTGCGCGCCGGCGCTGACCGAGCGCACGTTCAGGTGGGCGTAGTACGTCGTCCAGCCACCGCCGTGGTCGATCTTGACCAGGTTGCCGTAGCCGTTGGTGGAGCCCTGGTGGGCCGAGATCACGACGGTGCCCGCGGCGGCGGCCACGACGGTGTCGCCGAGGTCGGCGTCCGCGGTGCCGCCGCGGTTGAAGTCGATCTCGTACGAGCGGTGGGCGCTGCTGTTGCTGGAGTTGCCGGTCCACGTCTGGCCGCAGGGGAACGGAAGCTGGAAGCTCGGCGCGGCCAGGGTGGACACCTCGGGGACCTTCACCTGGTTGGGCGGGTCGTTCGGGTCCGGGGCCTTGGAGGGGGTCGCGGAGGGGCTCGTGCTCGCCGCCGGGGTCGGCGCGGCCGAGGCGGTCTGGCCGCCGATGAGCCCGGCAAGCAGGACAAAGCCCACCGTAAGTACCCGCGTGGGTCTCATACGGATCCTTTCTGGATCAGCTGGTGCTGCGCTTCTGCTGGCGACCAAGATTGCGGGTCCGGCATACAGAGAACCTCCAAAATCGGTATAAAGACCGAACCGGCATGAACGACGACCCGACGTACAGGCGCTCCGGCGCCACCGGAGGAGCAGGTGCGTTCGTAGTGGTTGACCAGCCGAACTTCGGCGTCCTGGGGCCCCTGCTGGTCCGCAGCGGGGACCAGCCGCTGCGCGTCGCGGGTCGCAAGCCCCGGCTGCTGCTGGCCTCGCTGCTGCTGGAGGCCAACCAGATCGTCGGCTCGGACGCGCTCATCGAGGTGCTGTGGCCGGCGCGGGCGCCGTCGTCGGCGGTGGCGAACCTGCGGACGTACGTCAGCGCCCTGCGCGGCCCCGTCGCCGCGGCCGGCGGCCGGATCGTCACCCACCCCTCCGGGTACGCGGTGGAGCCGGCCGCCGGGCAGCTCGACATGCTGCTGTTCGAGGAGCTCGCCGGGCGGGCGCGGGCGGCCGGGCACGCCGGGGAGGCGGCCGGGCACCTGCGCGACGCGCTGGCGCTGTGGCGCGGCGCGCCGCTGTCCGACCTGCCCGCCAGCCCGGTGTGGGACGGGCGGCTGCGCGCCCTGGCGCAGGCCCGGCTCGCCGCCGTCGAGGAGCTGGCGGAGGCGAAACTGGCCCGCGAGGAGTACGCGGCGGCCGTGGACGACCTGCGGGAGCTGATCGGCGAGCATCCGTACCGGGAGGATCTGTGGCAGCGGCTCATCGTCGCGCTGCACCGCGGCGGGCGGCGGGCCGAGGCGCTGCACGCCTACGCCGAGATCCGGCGGCAGCTCGTGGACGACCTCGGCATCGAGCCGGGGCCGGACCTGCGCGCCGCCCACGCCGCCGTGCTCGCCGACGAGAGGCCGGGCCGGCTCGGCTACCGGCCGCCCGTGCCGCAGCAGCTCCCCGCCGACGTGCCCGACTTCACCGGCCGCGGCGCCGACGCCACCACCCTGACCCGTCTCCTCACCGGCCCCCCGGCCCGGCCGGGCGGGGATCGGCCGCCGGTGGTGGCTGTGGTCACCGGGCCGCCGGGGGTCGGCAAGACGGCGCTCGCCGTGCACTGCGCGCACGCCGTCCGCGACGCCTACCCCGAGGGCCGGCTCCACCTGTCGCTGGGCGGCACGGCCGAGACCCCGGCCGCCCCCGCCGACCTGCTGGCCGAGGCGCTGCGCTCGCTGGGCGTGGCGGAGAGCGCGCTGCCCGCCTCCGCGCACGAGCGGGCCACGCTCTACCGTTCCCTGCTCGCCGGCCGCCCCGTACTGGTCCTCCTGGACGACGCCGCCGACGCGGCCCAGGTGCGCCCCCTGTTACCCGGCAGCGGCTGCGCCGTGCTGGTGACCAGCCGCCGCCGCATCACCGAGCTGCCCGGCGCCGTCCTGCTGGAGCTGGACGCGCTCACCCCCGCCGAGGGCGGCGAGCTGCTGGCCAGGATCGCCGGGGCCGGCCGGGTGGCGGCCGAGCCGGAGGAGGCGCGGGCGATCGTCGCCGCCTGCGGCGGGCTGCCGCTGGCGCTCCGCGTCGCCGGGGCGCGGCTGGCCGCCCGTCCCGGCCGGCCGCTGCGGGAGCTGCGGCGGCGGCTCGACGACGAGAGCACCCGGCTGGACGAGCTGCGCGCCGGCGACCTGGAGGTACGCGCCTGCGTCGAGCTCAGCTACCGCCGCCTGCCCGGCGAGGCCGCCCTGGCGCTGCGGGCGCTCGGCCTGCTCGGGCCGGGGACCGTGCCGGGCTGGGTGGCCGGCGCCGTGCTCGGCCGGCACGGCGGCGACGCCGTCGTGGACACGCTCGTGGACGTCAGCCTGCTCCGCCTGGCCGGCACCGATCCCCTGGGCCAGCCCCGCTACCGGCTGCCCGACCTGGTGCGCTGCACCGCCAGGGAGCGCGCGGACGGCGAGGCCGAGCGCCAGGCCCTGACGCGGGTGCTGGGCGGCTGGACGAGCGCCGCCGAGCACGCCGCGGCCCGCCTGCCGACCACCCTGTTCAGCGTGCCTGCCGGAGCCGCTCCCCGGTGGCGGCCGGACGACGAGCTGCTGGGCCGCCTCACCGCCGACCCGCTGACCTGGTTCGACGCCGAGCGGGAGGCGCTGGTCGAGGCCGTACGCCTGGCCGCGGCCCACGGCCACGCGCAGGCCGCGTGGGGGCTGGCCGCGACCCTCGTCCCCTACTTCGACCTGCACTGCCGGCTGGAGGAGTGGCGGCTCACCCACCGGATCGCGCTGGACAGCGCCGCCGCCGCGGGAGACCGGCGCGGCGAGGCCGCGATGCTGCGCGGCCTCGCCCAGGTCAGCCTCTACCAGGACCGCTACGCCGAGGCGGCCGGCATGCTGCGCCGCGCCCGGGTGATCTTCCGCGAGCTGGGCGACGCCCGCGGCGAGGCGATCTCGATCTGCGGGCTCGGCGCCGCCGACGAGTTCTCCGGCCGGCACCGGCGGGCGCTCGGCTGGTTCCGGCACGCGCTGGCCATGTTCCTGGCCGAGGGCGACGCGGACGGGGAGGCGTACGCGCGGCAGGCGATCGGCCGGGTCCACCTGTCGCTGCAGGACCTCGGGCAGGCGTCCCGCTGGCTCGGCGAGGCGCTGCGGCTGGCCGGCGAGCTGGGCGACGACCATCGTGAGGGGTGCGTGTCCGTGCAGCTCGGCCGCCTGCACACGCTCACCGCCGAACCCGACGAGGCGATGCGGTTCCAGGGGCGGGCGCTGGACATCTTCGAGACGCTGGGCGACCGGCACTGCGGCGCGTACGCGCTGCGCGGCCTCGGCGGGCTGCACGCGGCGCGCGGCGACCGCTCGCACGGCACGGCCGAGCTGCAACGCTCGCTGGAGATCTTCCAGCAGCTCGGCGACCGCAGCGGCGAGGCGGACGCCTTCCAGGCGCTCGGCGAGCTGTACCGGGCGGCCGGCCGGCCCATGCTGGCCGCCCACTACCTGCACCGTGCCGTGGAGCTGCGCAGCCGGCTCCGCGCCGGAGCCCCGGCGGCGGGCTGACGGAGCGCCGCCGCCGGGCGCCGGGGTCAGCGGCGGACGCCGACGGCCTCCAGGTAGTCGCCGGCCGCCAGCAGCGTCCCGTCGCCGGACCGGTTGAAGGCGACCGGCACCCCGGCCAGCTCGGCGGCGAAACTGCGCCGGGTGTCCTCGTCGAGCGTGCCCGCCATCCGGTGGATCGGCCCGTAGTAGGCGATGAACCAGTCGGCGAAGTGCTCGGGCGAGTGGAAGGCGAACTCGAACGTGCGGACGGTGAGCGCGGTCCATTCGATCCCGCCGCCGAACAGCTCACGCAGCCGCTCCGGCGTGCCCCACAGCATGGGCGAGCGGACCTGCGGCGGGGGCGGGGCGTACTTGCCGATCGTCCGGAACATCTCGCCCACCAGCCCGTCGGGCGTCCAGGACGCCAGCGCGACCGTGCCGCCAGGACGGGTCACGCGCAGCAGCTCGGCGGCGGCCCGCTCCTGGTCGGGCGCGAACATCACGCCTACGGTGCTGAGCGAGACGTCGAAGGCGGCGTCGGGGAACGGCAGCGCCTCGGCGTCCCCTTCGGCGAACACCACCTCCAGCCGCTCGGCCGCGGCCCGCTTGCGCCCCTGCTCCAGCAGGGCGGGCACGTAGTCCACGCCGGTCGCCTCGGCGAAGCGCCGGGCTCCGGCGAGGGCGGCGTTGCCCTGCCCGCAGGCCACGTCGAGCACGCGCTGCCCGGCGCGTACGCCCGCCGCCTCCACGAGCCGTTCGGCCATCGGCTGCAGGGTCACGCCGACGCGGGCGTAGTCGCCGGACTCCCAGGCGAGCCGCTGGCGTTCCTTCACTTCGGCCAGTGCGTTGCCGGCGGTCGGGTGCGGTGTCGTCCCCATAAGTTTCCTTCCCGGTGTGGTGCGAGATCTTCCGGGGGGAGGGCGTTCCATCCCGTTCCATGCTGGAGGAGCAGGCTCTCTCCTCAGCCTCCCGGGCGCAGCGACGTGAAGGCGCGGACCTGCTCGGTGATGGCGCGCTCGGTCGGCAGCCGCTCCACCGACGAGGCCCCGAAGAAGCCGGCCACCCCCTCGGTACGCGCCAGCACGTACGCGGCGTCCTCCGGCTCGGCGATGGGCCCGCCGTGGCAGAGCACCAGCACGTCGGGGCGGACCGCGACGGCGGCGTCCCGCATGGCCTGCACCCGCTCGGCGGCCTCGTCCAGGCTC is part of the Nonomuraea coxensis DSM 45129 genome and encodes:
- a CDS encoding AfsR/SARP family transcriptional regulator, with the protein product MVDQPNFGVLGPLLVRSGDQPLRVAGRKPRLLLASLLLEANQIVGSDALIEVLWPARAPSSAVANLRTYVSALRGPVAAAGGRIVTHPSGYAVEPAAGQLDMLLFEELAGRARAAGHAGEAAGHLRDALALWRGAPLSDLPASPVWDGRLRALAQARLAAVEELAEAKLAREEYAAAVDDLRELIGEHPYREDLWQRLIVALHRGGRRAEALHAYAEIRRQLVDDLGIEPGPDLRAAHAAVLADERPGRLGYRPPVPQQLPADVPDFTGRGADATTLTRLLTGPPARPGGDRPPVVAVVTGPPGVGKTALAVHCAHAVRDAYPEGRLHLSLGGTAETPAAPADLLAEALRSLGVAESALPASAHERATLYRSLLAGRPVLVLLDDAADAAQVRPLLPGSGCAVLVTSRRRITELPGAVLLELDALTPAEGGELLARIAGAGRVAAEPEEARAIVAACGGLPLALRVAGARLAARPGRPLRELRRRLDDESTRLDELRAGDLEVRACVELSYRRLPGEAALALRALGLLGPGTVPGWVAGAVLGRHGGDAVVDTLVDVSLLRLAGTDPLGQPRYRLPDLVRCTARERADGEAERQALTRVLGGWTSAAEHAAARLPTTLFSVPAGAAPRWRPDDELLGRLTADPLTWFDAEREALVEAVRLAAAHGHAQAAWGLAATLVPYFDLHCRLEEWRLTHRIALDSAAAAGDRRGEAAMLRGLAQVSLYQDRYAEAAGMLRRARVIFRELGDARGEAISICGLGAADEFSGRHRRALGWFRHALAMFLAEGDADGEAYARQAIGRVHLSLQDLGQASRWLGEALRLAGELGDDHREGCVSVQLGRLHTLTAEPDEAMRFQGRALDIFETLGDRHCGAYALRGLGGLHAARGDRSHGTAELQRSLEIFQQLGDRSGEADAFQALGELYRAAGRPMLAAHYLHRAVELRSRLRAGAPAAG
- a CDS encoding class I SAM-dependent methyltransferase, whose translation is MGTTPHPTAGNALAEVKERQRLAWESGDYARVGVTLQPMAERLVEAAGVRAGQRVLDVACGQGNAALAGARRFAEATGVDYVPALLEQGRKRAAAERLEVVFAEGDAEALPFPDAAFDVSLSTVGVMFAPDQERAAAELLRVTRPGGTVALASWTPDGLVGEMFRTIGKYAPPPPQVRSPMLWGTPERLRELFGGGIEWTALTVRTFEFAFHSPEHFADWFIAYYGPIHRMAGTLDEDTRRSFAAELAGVPVAFNRSGDGTLLAAGDYLEAVGVRR
- a CDS encoding alpha/beta hydrolase — its product is MALDEATTQFLLQMGDTGVKPLHEMTPGEARLTFAALRDLYGPGPEMLRVEEAVIGGEDGGSFGARVLVPSATPRGVLVYYHGGGWVIGGLDEFDTLGRQLAARTGCTVALVDYRLAPEHRYPTAARDAYAALTWTAATYPGLPIMVAGDSAGGNLAAVAARRARDEGGPEILLQVLVYPVTDCDLDNASYTDPANQLMLSRDSMVWFWDHYAPDPADRVNPDASPLRAADLSGLPPAVVLTAEHDVLRDEGEAYAERLRAAGVPVESRRFEGQMHAFFTLVNVLPGSAEAVTMVSEAINGRLA
- a CDS encoding M23 family metallopeptidase — encoded protein: MGFVLLAGLIGGQTASAAPTPAASTSPSATPSKAPDPNDPPNQVKVPEVSTLAAPSFQLPFPCGQTWTGNSSNSSAHRSYEIDFNRGGTADADLGDTVVAAAAGTVVISAHQGSTNGYGNLVKIDHGGGWTTYYAHLNVRSVSAGAQVKQGQKVGTVGNTSKPGNNISPHLHYEVREGEGYPGNIRKAVFGGTTFGYPTATVTSKNGCSSSNPHTPEEVCGAGYKVIDSAALGTAGTVHLLYNSGNGYNCVATLKKTSLGTATATSAYLEVQGKTRVTDSGDFAYYAGPVRAAAAGKCVKWGGKAGSSAYDSPFEHCG